Proteins co-encoded in one Corynebacterium tuberculostearicum genomic window:
- the sucB gene encoding 2-oxoglutarate dehydrogenase, E2 component, dihydrolipoamide succinyltransferase translates to MANSVEMPELGESVTEGTITQWLKSVGDTVEVDEPLLEVSTDKVDTEIPSPVAGTIIEIKADEDDTIEVGEVIAIIGDEDEADSPSNDSSADKGEEEEADTKEEKNDDSSNGGSGEAADVEMPELGESVTEGTITQWLKSVGDTVEVDEPLLEVSTDKVDTEIPSPVAGTLVEILADEDDTIEVGEVIARIGDENTTASSSNSKSENEDKEEKKEEPKTEEKEEKNDDSSNGGSGEAADVEMPELGESVTEGTITQWLKSVGDTVEVDEPLLEVSTDKVDTEIPSPVAGTLVEILADEDDTIEVGEVIARIGDENTTASSSNSKSENEDKEEKKEEPKTEEKEEKKPEPKAEEKKEAKQDSSLNASAKVNNGDNVPYVTPLVRKLADKHGVDLNNVEGTGVGGRIRKQDVLAAAGEGEAPAKSGAKSDNSPRARWSTKSVDPAKQELIGTTQKVNRIREITAAKMVEALQISAQLTHVQEVDMTAIWDMRKKNKQAFIDKHGANLSFLPFIVKATAEALVSHPNVNASYNPETKEMTYHSDVNIAIAVDTPKGLLTPVIHKAQDMTLPQIAQQIAELADKARNNKLRPNDLTGATFTVTNIGSEGAMLDTPILVPPQAGILGTAAIEKRPVVVNENGQDAIAIRQMCYLPFTYDHQVVDGADAGRFITTIKDRLQTADFQADLEV, encoded by the coding sequence ATGGCGAACTCCGTTGAGATGCCCGAGCTGGGCGAATCCGTAACCGAAGGCACCATCACGCAGTGGCTCAAGTCCGTCGGCGATACCGTCGAAGTAGACGAGCCTTTGCTCGAGGTCTCCACCGACAAGGTCGACACCGAAATCCCCTCCCCCGTAGCTGGCACCATTATTGAAATTAAGGCTGACGAGGATGACACCATCGAGGTCGGCGAGGTCATCGCCATCATCGGTGACGAGGATGAGGCTGACTCCCCATCCAACGACTCCTCCGCTGATAAGGGCGAGGAGGAAGAAGCAGACACTAAGGAAGAGAAGAATGATGACTCTTCCAACGGTGGCTCCGGCGAGGCAGCCGATGTAGAAATGCCTGAACTCGGCGAGTCCGTCACCGAAGGCACCATCACCCAGTGGCTGAAATCCGTCGGCGACACCGTCGAAGTAGACGAACCACTCCTCGAGGTCTCCACCGACAAGGTCGACACCGAAATCCCTTCCCCAGTAGCAGGCACCCTGGTAGAAATCCTCGCCGACGAAGATGACACCATCGAGGTCGGCGAAGTCATCGCCCGCATCGGCGACGAAAACACCACCGCATCCTCCTCCAACTCCAAGTCCGAAAACGAAGACAAGGAAGAAAAGAAGGAAGAACCAAAGACCGAAGAAAAGGAAGAGAAGAATGATGACTCTTCCAACGGTGGCTCCGGCGAGGCAGCCGATGTAGAAATGCCTGAACTCGGCGAGTCCGTCACCGAAGGCACCATCACCCAGTGGCTGAAATCCGTCGGCGACACCGTCGAAGTAGACGAACCACTCCTCGAGGTCTCCACCGACAAGGTCGACACCGAAATCCCTTCCCCAGTAGCAGGCACCCTGGTAGAAATCCTCGCCGACGAAGATGACACCATCGAGGTCGGCGAAGTCATCGCCCGCATCGGCGACGAAAACACCACCGCATCCTCCTCCAACTCCAAGTCCGAAAACGAAGACAAGGAAGAAAAGAAGGAAGAACCAAAGACCGAAGAAAAGGAAGAGAAGAAGCCTGAGCCAAAGGCCGAGGAAAAGAAGGAAGCCAAGCAGGATTCCTCCTTGAACGCCTCCGCCAAGGTCAACAATGGCGATAACGTTCCTTATGTCACCCCGCTGGTACGCAAGCTGGCAGATAAGCACGGCGTGGACCTCAATAACGTTGAGGGCACCGGCGTAGGCGGCCGTATCCGCAAGCAGGACGTGCTCGCGGCTGCTGGTGAGGGCGAGGCACCTGCCAAGTCTGGCGCAAAGTCCGATAACTCCCCTCGCGCTCGTTGGTCCACCAAGTCCGTGGATCCGGCCAAGCAGGAGCTTATCGGCACCACTCAGAAGGTCAACCGCATCCGCGAAATCACCGCCGCCAAGATGGTGGAGGCGCTGCAGATTTCCGCACAGCTTACCCACGTGCAGGAAGTCGACATGACCGCCATCTGGGATATGCGCAAGAAGAACAAGCAGGCTTTCATCGACAAGCACGGTGCCAACCTGTCCTTCCTGCCATTCATTGTGAAGGCTACCGCTGAGGCTTTGGTCTCCCACCCGAACGTGAATGCGTCCTATAACCCAGAGACCAAGGAGATGACCTACCACTCGGACGTCAACATCGCTATCGCCGTTGACACCCCGAAGGGCCTGCTCACCCCGGTCATCCACAAGGCACAGGACATGACCCTGCCGCAGATCGCTCAGCAGATTGCAGAGCTTGCTGATAAAGCCCGCAATAACAAGCTGAGGCCGAACGATCTCACCGGTGCTACCTTCACCGTGACCAACATCGGCTCCGAGGGCGCCATGCTCGATACCCCGATCTTGGTTCCGCCACAAGCCGGCATCCTGGGCACCGCGGCTATTGAGAAGCGCCCAGTGGTTGTCAACGAGAACGGCCAGGACGCCATCGCTATCCGCCAGATGTGCTACCTGCCATTCACCTACGACCACCAGGTGGTTGACGGTGCGGACGCAGGCCGCTTCATCACCACCATCAAGGACCGCCTGCAGACCGCAGACTTCCAGGCAGACCTCGAAGTCTAA
- a CDS encoding oxidoreductase, translating into MFNPFRRNKSRSSLRPPRGPGETIRPEDAHDLQQWAAGKVFVEAFVEPETVVNEMSVVVVDESGDFIRRRIGGPKGIDAVAKLLSCDIYDVEETGYPQRMRERMERQRILRKREEQRQRRARFERGKNPDTGRELS; encoded by the coding sequence ATGTTCAACCCGTTCCGTCGCAATAAGTCCAGATCGTCACTGCGACCACCCCGCGGACCGGGGGAGACCATCCGCCCGGAAGATGCGCACGATTTGCAACAGTGGGCCGCCGGGAAGGTATTTGTAGAAGCCTTTGTAGAGCCGGAAACAGTAGTCAACGAGATGTCTGTTGTCGTCGTTGATGAAAGCGGCGATTTCATTCGGCGCCGTATTGGCGGGCCGAAAGGCATTGATGCGGTGGCCAAACTATTGAGCTGCGATATTTATGATGTAGAAGAAACCGGCTATCCGCAGCGCATGCGCGAGCGCATGGAAAGGCAGCGCATCTTGCGCAAAAGGGAAGAACAAAGGCAACGCCGCGCCCGATTTGAGCGCGGCAAAAATCCCGATACAGGGCGAGAACTAAGTTAG